From a region of the Zingiber officinale cultivar Zhangliang chromosome 10B, Zo_v1.1, whole genome shotgun sequence genome:
- the LOC122029546 gene encoding syntaxin-related protein KNOLLE-like, whose translation MNNLITKSFYSYADLKKEVLKDLESGGSEGEASIEMEAAGADGHLYQFFEEAEVVKEEMASIRQLLERLQAANEESKLTHKPEALLRLRERINGDIVQVLKTARAIRGRLESMDRSNAVNRRLSGCREGTPVDRTRTAVTNGLRKKLKEIMMEFQALRQRMMAEYRETVERRYFTLTGEAASEEVIERIIAGGESEGMMRKAVLEQGRGTVAAAVQEIQDRHDAAKEVERSLLELHQVFLDMAVMVEAQGEQMDDIEHHVANAAHYVKDGAKELKCAKEYQRSSRKWLCIAIIFLLILVLVVVIPIAASFKHS comes from the coding sequence ATGAACAACCTCATCACTAAATCCTTCTACAGCTATGCCGATCTGAAGAAGGAGGTCCTCAAGGATCTCGAATCCGGCGGCAGCGAGGGCGAAGCCTCCATCGAGATGGAGGCCGCCGGAGCTGATGGCCACCTATACCAATTCTTCGAGGAGGCGGAGGTTGTGAAGGAAGAGATGGCGTCCATCCGCCAGCTCCTTGAGCGTCTCCAGGCCGCCAACGAGGAGAGCAAGTTGACCCACAAGCCGGAGGCCCTCCTCCGCCTCCGCGAGCGGATCAACGGCGACATCGTCCAGGTGCTCAAGACGGCTCGCGCCATCCGCGGTCGCCTAGAGTCCATGGATCGCTCCAACGCTGTTAACCGGCGGCTGTCCGGCTGCCGGGAGGGCACGCCGGTGGACCGGACCCGCACCGCCGTCACCAACGGGCTGCGGAAGAAGCTCAAGGAGATCATGATGGAGTTCCAGGCGCTGCGGCAGAGAATGATGGCGGAGTATCGGGAGACGGTGGAGAGGCGGTACTTCACGCTGACGGGAGAAGCAGCGTCTGAGGAGGTGATCGAGCGGATCATCGCCGGCGGGGAGAGCGAGGGGATGATGAGGAAGGCGGTGCTGGAGCAGGGGCGGGGGACGGTTGCCGCAGCAGTGCAGGAGATTCAGGACCGGCACGATGCAGCCAAGGAAGTGGAGCGGAGCCTGCTGGAGCTGCATCAGGTGTTCCTGGACATGGCGGTGATGGTGGAGGCGCAGGGGGAACAGATGGACGACATCGAGCACCACGTCGCCAATGCCGCCCACTACGTGAAGGACGGCGCCAAGGAGCTCAAGTGCGCTAAGGAGTACCAGAGGAGCAGCCGCAAGTGGCTCTGCATCGCCATCATCTTCCTCCTGATACTTGTCCTGGTGGTTGTCATTCCCATCGCCGCCAGTTTCAAACATTCTTAG
- the LOC122030341 gene encoding probable LRR receptor-like serine/threonine-protein kinase At5g59680: protein MHSMGSNARIFFLFYSSKMLFWLFLLLEIIAIAKVHSQPSTQGFISIDCGSSTNYTDATTGIPYVTDDLFTDDGVNFHVAAGYGSSPLGEQMTTLRSFPNAIRSCYALKPVIKSGKYLLRGTFMYGNYDGQNRANTENPLQFDLYFDANFWQTVYITDPKYTVWYEVLAVATAESVSVCLVNTGSGTPFISMLEFRPLPDVMYPAVNTTQYLITCLRLNIEPSSDSAYVRYPQDPYDRLWESWAPDAWTEITVDVSIVSSTDDYFQPPSIVMQSAGMLSYNSTVMEFSWYSSYFGLGVSDEYVNFFFSELMPNVTRSFNIYLNDGIWYSNCTPPHLSPYYTHHTGPNTPSEEYNWAFNSSGLSNLPPILNAEEVYTAIQVNPLVTDSDDAYVINAIKELYLVKRSWIGDPCVPQQYPWDGLNCSYGTNPARIISINLSSSALAGSLSTSFAMFAAIKCLDLSYNNLTGPIPDALGALPSLQILNLTGNNLTGTIPSSLLQKQNLTFSYGSNPNLCPGGTSCGGETKKKHSGVAIIVIICAASMVLLIVVIFIVWSMIKKRGSSRTTYPEQNVVQPMKENNAQESPLPIENRMFTYKELAIMTNNFKKQLGKGGFGPVFHGSLQNNVQVAVKMLSQSSSQGRKEFHAEVENLTRIHHKNLVPLIGYCMEGNDLALVYEYMPQGTLQDHLTGKIHSDVTDSWAQRLKIAIGAAQGLEYLHSACDPPLIHRDVKSSNILLSASLEAKVADFGLSKSFDMDNRTHISNVSAVVGTPGYLDPEYYSSHRLSDKSDVYGFGVIILELVTGQLPVVRSMKDAINLVQWVFQRLAGGDIENIVDRNLRMGYDINSIWKAVDLAIRCTELDHHQRPTMAHVMKELNESLELECAYSKGITARRKQTGTTSGALRVEPPQFIPPVAR, encoded by the exons ATGCATTCTATGGGTAGCAATGcacgcatcttcttcctcttctactCATCCAAAATGCTTTTCTGGCTCTTCCTTCTGCTCGAGATCATCGCCATCGCAAAAGTTCATAGCCAGCCTTCAACTCAAG GCTTCATCAGCATCGACTGCGGCAGCTCCACGAACTACACCGACGCCACCACAGGCATACCGTACGTTACCGACGACCTGTTCACCGACGACGGCGTCAACTTTCACGTCGCCGCCGGCTACGGCTCGTCCCCGCTGGGGGAACAAATGACAACCCTTCGGAGCTTTCCCAACGCCATCCGGAGCTGCTACGCCCTGAAGCCGGTGATTAAGTCCGGGAAGTACTTGCTTAGGGGCACCTTCATGTATGGGAACTACGACGGCCAGAACAGAGCCAACACCGAGAATCCCCTGCAGTTCGATCTCTACTTCGATGCAAATTTCTGGCAGACGGTCTACATCACGGATCCGAAGTATACTGTCTGGTACGAGGTGCTTGCGGTGGCGACGGCCGAGTCTGTTTCGGTTTGTTTGGTGAACACGGGATCGGGAACGCCGTTCATCTCGATGCTCGAGTTCCGGCCGCTTCCTGACGTCATGTATCCGGCTGTCAACACGACTCAATATCTAATCACTTGCCTGCGGCTTAACATCGAACCTTCATCAGATTCTGCATACGTAAG GTACCCGCAGGACCCCTATGACAGGCTTTGGGAATCATGGGCTCCCGATGCCTGGACCGAGATCACCGTCGATGTATCCATCGTCAGCAGCACCGATGATTATTTCCAGCCGCCGTCCATCGTCATGCAGAGCGCCGGCATGCTTTCCTACAACTCCACTGTCATGGAGTTCTCGTGGTACTCTTCCTACTTCGGCCTTGGCGTCAGCGACGAGTACGTCAACTTCTTTTTCTCCGAGCTCATGCCCAACGTTACGAGGTCGTTTAACATTTATCTCAATGACGGCATATGGTACTCCAACTGCACTCCACCCCACCTTTCACCGTACTATACTCACCACACCGGGCCCAATACCCCAAGTGAGGAATACAACTGGGCTTTCAACTCCTCGGGCCTGTCCAACCTTCCTCCGATCCTCAACGCCGAGGAGGTTTACACAGCGATTCAAGTCAATCCGCTCGTGACAGACTCCGACGATG CATATGTCATCAATGCCATCAAGGAACTATATCTGGTAAAGAGAAGTTGGATAGGTGATCCATGCGTTCCCCAACAGTACCCATGGGATGGATTGAATTGTAGCTACGGAACAAATCCAGCAAGGATCATATCAAT AAATTTATCTTCAAGTGCATTGGCCGGTTCTTTATCCACCTCGTTTGCCATGTTTGCAGCAATCAAGTGCCT AGACTTGTCTTACAACAACCTAACAGGACCAATACCTGATGCTTTAGGAGCATTGCCATCTCTGCAAATCCT AAATTTGACAGGCAACAATCTTACTGGAACAATTCCAAGTTCCCTTCTTCAAAAACAAAATCTAACGTTCAG TTACGGAAGCAATCCAAATCTTTGTCCGGGGGGGACTTCATGTGGAGGAGAGACGAAGAAGAAGCATTCAGGTGTTGCTATTATTGTGATTATATGTGCTGCTTCTATGGTTCTACTTATTGTGGTCATATTCATAGTATGGTCAATGATAAAAAAACGAG GATCGAGCAGAACTACCTACCCAGAGCAGAATGTTGTACAACCGATGAAAGAAAATAATGCTCAGGAAAGTCCTTTGCCAATTGAGAATCGGATGTTTACATACAAGGAGCTGGCGATAATGACTAATAACTTTAAAAAACAGCTTGGCAAAGGCGGATTTGGTCCTGTCTTCCATGGGAGCTTACAAAACAATGTTCAAGTTGCTGTCAAGATGCTATCTCAGTCATCTTCTCAAGGCAGGAAAGAGTTTCATGCAGAG GTTGAAAACTTGACAAGGATTCATCACAAGAATCTTGTTCCTTTAATTGGCTACTGCATGGAGGGGAATGATCTAGCACTTGTCTATGAATACATGCCACAAGGAACCCTACAAGATCATCTTACAG GTAAAATTCATAGTGATGTTACTGACAGTTGGGCACAACGTCTTAAGATTGCAATTGGAGCTGCACAAG GATTGGAGTATTTACACAGTGCATGTGACCCACCCCTCATCCATAGAGATGTGAAGAGTTCAAATATCCTGTTGAGTGCGAGTCTAGAGGCCAAAGTAGCAGACTTTGGACTGTCAAAATCTTTTGACATGGATAACCGTACTCATATATCCAATGTATCTGCAGTGGTTGGTACACCTGGCTATCTTGATCCAGA GTACTATTCTTCCCACCGACTCAGTGATAAGAGTGATGTCTATGGCTTCGGAGTGATTATCCTTGAGTTGGTTACAGGCCAACTTCCCGTGGTGCGATCTATGAAAGATGCTATTAATTTAGTTCAATGGGTATTTCAAAGGCTTGCCGGAGGGGACATTGAAAACATAGTCGATAGAAATCTGAGAATGGGGTACGACATAAATTCCATTTGGAAGGCTGTTGATCTAGCAATACGATGCACAGAGCTAGACCACCATCAAAGGCCAACTATGGCTCATGTCATGAAGGAACTGAATGAGAGCTTAGAATTAGAGTGTGCCTATTCTAAAGGCATTACAGCTAGAAGAAAGCAGACTGGCACGACGAGTGGTGCTTTGCGAGTCGAGCCACCACAGTTCATTCCTCCAGTAGCAAGGTAA